One window of the Candidatus Chromulinivoraceae bacterium genome contains the following:
- the tig gene encoding trigger factor — MKTSVKHLSDTKVELTILLDKDDLKAAEQVALTKLAKSVKAPGFRKGKVPVGVAAKHVDPEVLAQQTLEDALSKAVAESYMQEDIQALERPAVEIKKYVPGSEVEFTAEAEILPKVALGDYKKLKATEKKATVTAKEIDEIIDRMRQGFAEKKDVTREAKTGDEATIDFVGKKDDVPFEGGTAEGYDLVIGSHSFIPGFEEGIVGKKLGETFDLKLKFPDDYHVADLKGADVVFTTTLKGLKEVVLPEVNDEFAAKAGPFKTVEELKVDVKRELTAQKEREARENMKDDLVKQLVEASNVPVPEVLLHDQAESIERDMTQNLMYQGLTLDQYLENKGFEDKDKWLETEVNEAAKKRVQAGLVLAELSKAEKIEATNEELENHVNLYKQQYANNPRMVEQFDTPESRRDIANRLLTEKTVDRLVELNAKS; from the coding sequence ATGAAGACATCGGTTAAACATTTATCTGACACAAAGGTCGAGCTGACCATTTTGCTCGACAAAGACGACCTTAAGGCTGCGGAACAAGTCGCACTGACAAAACTCGCTAAATCCGTGAAAGCACCAGGCTTTCGCAAAGGTAAGGTGCCTGTAGGCGTAGCTGCAAAACACGTAGACCCAGAAGTGCTGGCTCAACAGACGCTAGAGGATGCGCTGTCTAAGGCAGTGGCTGAAAGCTACATGCAAGAAGACATCCAGGCACTTGAGCGTCCTGCGGTTGAAATTAAGAAATACGTTCCAGGTAGCGAAGTAGAATTTACAGCTGAAGCTGAGATTCTTCCTAAGGTTGCACTTGGCGACTATAAGAAGCTTAAAGCTACTGAGAAAAAGGCGACAGTAACGGCAAAAGAGATTGATGAGATTATCGACCGTATGCGTCAAGGTTTTGCCGAGAAGAAAGATGTTACTCGCGAAGCTAAAACAGGTGATGAGGCAACCATCGACTTTGTCGGTAAAAAAGATGACGTTCCTTTTGAAGGCGGAACAGCTGAAGGTTACGATCTTGTAATTGGTAGCCATTCTTTTATTCCAGGTTTTGAAGAAGGAATTGTTGGTAAAAAACTAGGTGAGACATTTGATCTTAAACTCAAGTTCCCAGATGATTACCACGTAGCCGATCTTAAGGGCGCAGATGTCGTGTTCACGACGACTCTCAAGGGCCTAAAGGAAGTTGTACTTCCTGAAGTTAACGATGAATTCGCTGCAAAAGCTGGTCCATTCAAGACGGTAGAAGAGCTTAAGGTTGACGTTAAGCGTGAACTGACTGCTCAAAAAGAGCGTGAAGCTCGTGAAAACATGAAAGATGACCTTGTAAAACAACTCGTTGAAGCAAGTAATGTGCCTGTACCAGAAGTGTTGCTCCACGATCAAGCTGAATCCATCGAGCGGGATATGACCCAGAACCTCATGTACCAAGGTCTTACGCTTGACCAGTATCTTGAAAACAAAGGCTTTGAAGACAAGGACAAATGGCTTGAAACTGAAGTCAACGAAGCTGCTAAAAAACGTGTCCAAGCTGGACTTGTACTTGCAGAACTCAGCAAGGCCGAAAAAATTGAAGCTACTAACGAAGAGCTCGAGAATCACGTTAACTTATATAAGCAACAATATGCTAATAATCCACGTATGGTTGAACAGTTCGATACACCGGAGTCGCGTCGCGACATCGCTAATCGTCTGTTGACAGAAAAGACGGTAGACCGCCTTGTTGAGCTTAACGCGAAAAGCTAA
- a CDS encoding ATP-dependent Clp protease proteolytic subunit — MNKPTSYLVPTVIEKTHDGERAFDIYSRLLNERIIFLGDEVNEATANVVVAQLLHLAHTDPKKDIKLYINSPGGTVYDGLAIFDTIQYISPDVMTIGIGLQASMGSFLLSSGTKGKRFALPNSRIMMHQPSSGTQGKVTDQEITLRESIYLKQKLNEILAKNTGQKIAKIEKDADRDFWMSADEAVKYGLIDEVITKA; from the coding sequence ATGAATAAGCCAACAAGTTATCTCGTACCAACGGTTATCGAAAAAACGCACGATGGCGAACGAGCATTTGATATTTACTCTCGCCTTTTAAATGAGCGCATCATCTTTTTAGGAGATGAAGTGAATGAAGCAACGGCAAATGTTGTTGTGGCGCAGCTCCTTCACCTTGCGCATACCGACCCAAAGAAGGACATTAAATTGTACATCAATAGTCCTGGTGGAACGGTTTATGATGGTCTAGCAATCTTCGATACGATCCAATACATTAGTCCGGATGTTATGACGATAGGCATCGGTCTTCAGGCTAGTATGGGCTCTTTTCTCCTATCGAGTGGAACCAAGGGTAAGCGGTTCGCTCTTCCTAATAGTCGTATCATGATGCACCAACCATCGAGCGGTACTCAGGGTAAGGTTACAGACCAAGAAATTACACTTCGTGAAAGTATTTATCTCAAGCAGAAACTCAATGAGATTCTTGCCAAGAATACTGGCCAGAAGATTGCAAAGATTGAAAAAGATGCCGACCGTGACTTTTGGATGAGCGCCGATGAAGCGGTGAAGTATGGCCTTATCGACGAAGTCATCACTAAAGCATAA
- a CDS encoding DNA-directed RNA polymerase subunit beta: MSKTQPAATGRVFFTGKDSALELPNLIAHQEDSWREFVETGLSEIFAELNPIEDYTGQKLELRFKKYEFQDPKTSEKDAKENNLTFDAPLHATVELTNKVTGEVKEQEIYLGDYPWMTERGTFIINGTERVVVSQLIRSAGVFFTADVVNGRNFYGAKLIPGRGAWLEFETASNGAIYVKIDRRRKLPVTTLLRALGHNKTSEIKSLFEDTDTGEAKYIDATLEKDPARGSNEALIEVYRRLRPGDLATVDNARSMIERMFFDFKRFDYSRVGRYKLNQRLGLEVANVAENRVFQMSDLIAIIKEIIRLNNTQAPSDDIDALSNRRVKLVGELVARQFRVGMLRMQRNAMDRMSMSDIESVTPGQLINARPVVAAVREFFASSQLSQLMDEVNPLSELSHKRRLSSMGPGGLSRERAGFDVRDAHPTHYGRICSVETPEGANIGLVLNLATYARVNEYGFIETPYLKVAEGKVTDEVIYLDASQEINEVIADAGATLNDDGTFAAERVSARKHLKPEQVDVSEVTYMDAAHKQILGSTASLVPFIEKNRVDRSLTGSNMQKQAVPLLTPESPTVGTGIEAEIARNTSQLVVAEGDGEVVRADGKLVEVKYKDGVKTYELIHFAKSNDDRSINQKTRVTRGQKVKKGDILIEGASIADGELALGRDLTVAFMPWGGYNMDDAIVLSDRIVKEDALTSINIKDYTVEVRETKLGPEIVTRDIPNVSEDSLRHLDENGIVQIGSEVKAGDVLVGKITPKGEQELSSEERLLRAIFGEKAKDVRDTSQRMNNAGGGKVVGVKIFSRENGHELKAGVLMQIQIFVAQLRKISVGDKLAGRHGNKGVVARILPVEDMPFMEDGTAVDVVLNPLGVPSRMNIGQLFETHLGMAARALGYKVATPPFDGVTNETISSELEKAGYAPDGKSQLFDGRTGEPFEERTTVGVMHMIKLHHMVSDKIHARSTGPYTMVTQQPLGGKAQNGGQRFGEMEVWALEAYGAAATLQEMLTIKSDDTYGRAKAYESIIKDEPIVGPKLPESFNVLVKELQGLGLRVDLLDESEDAAIDAENVIASAGPEDKTVPADGLLDDDVVETVLDEADEIGDIEDGMSIQDIDEIDEERKEA; encoded by the coding sequence GTGTCAAAAACACAGCCTGCAGCGACAGGGCGTGTCTTTTTTACTGGAAAAGACAGCGCCTTAGAGCTACCTAACCTCATCGCTCACCAGGAAGACTCTTGGCGTGAATTCGTCGAGACTGGTTTGAGCGAGATCTTTGCAGAACTTAATCCAATCGAGGACTATACCGGCCAAAAGCTGGAACTTCGTTTTAAGAAGTACGAGTTCCAAGATCCTAAGACAAGCGAAAAAGACGCAAAAGAAAATAACCTAACTTTTGATGCGCCACTCCATGCGACCGTTGAACTTACGAACAAGGTCACAGGCGAGGTTAAGGAACAAGAGATCTATCTTGGTGATTACCCATGGATGACCGAGCGCGGCACGTTCATCATTAATGGCACTGAGCGTGTTGTTGTCTCTCAGCTCATTCGTTCAGCGGGTGTGTTCTTTACTGCAGATGTTGTAAACGGCCGTAACTTCTACGGTGCGAAACTTATTCCAGGCCGTGGTGCATGGCTCGAGTTTGAGACCGCATCTAACGGTGCAATTTATGTTAAGATCGATCGTCGCCGCAAACTACCTGTCACGACTCTACTGCGCGCCCTCGGCCATAACAAGACGAGCGAGATTAAGAGCTTGTTTGAAGACACCGACACTGGTGAAGCTAAGTACATTGACGCTACCCTTGAAAAAGATCCAGCACGCGGCTCAAACGAGGCGCTTATTGAAGTTTACCGCCGCCTTCGCCCAGGTGACCTAGCAACCGTTGATAACGCTCGCAGTATGATCGAGCGCATGTTCTTTGATTTCAAGCGCTTTGACTACAGCCGTGTTGGCCGTTACAAGCTAAACCAACGCCTCGGTCTTGAAGTCGCAAATGTTGCTGAAAACCGTGTTTTCCAGATGAGCGATCTTATCGCAATCATCAAGGAAATTATCCGACTTAATAATACACAAGCCCCATCTGACGATATTGACGCTCTTTCAAACCGCCGCGTTAAATTGGTTGGTGAACTTGTTGCCCGTCAGTTCCGCGTTGGTATGCTCCGTATGCAGCGTAATGCCATGGACCGTATGTCAATGTCTGACATCGAATCTGTCACTCCTGGTCAGTTAATTAACGCCCGTCCAGTTGTTGCAGCTGTTCGCGAGTTCTTTGCCAGCTCGCAGCTTTCACAGCTTATGGATGAAGTTAACCCACTATCAGAGCTTTCACATAAGCGTCGCCTTAGCTCAATGGGTCCTGGTGGTCTTTCACGCGAACGTGCCGGTTTTGACGTTCGTGATGCTCACCCAACTCACTACGGTCGTATCTGTTCTGTTGAGACACCAGAAGGCGCCAACATTGGGCTAGTGCTTAACCTTGCGACCTACGCTCGTGTTAACGAATACGGCTTTATCGAGACTCCTTATCTTAAGGTAGCTGAGGGCAAAGTAACTGATGAAGTTATTTACCTCGACGCCTCACAGGAGATCAACGAAGTTATCGCCGATGCTGGTGCGACACTAAACGACGACGGTACGTTCGCCGCAGAGCGTGTGAGTGCCCGCAAGCACCTTAAGCCAGAGCAGGTAGATGTTTCAGAGGTTACCTATATGGACGCCGCTCACAAGCAGATCCTTGGTTCTACTGCATCTCTTGTGCCGTTTATTGAAAAAAACCGTGTTGACCGATCGTTGACCGGTTCAAACATGCAGAAGCAAGCAGTTCCTCTTCTTACCCCAGAATCTCCAACGGTTGGTACGGGTATCGAAGCGGAAATCGCCCGTAATACAAGCCAGCTTGTTGTTGCTGAGGGTGATGGTGAAGTTGTTCGTGCTGACGGCAAACTTGTTGAAGTTAAATACAAAGATGGCGTTAAGACATACGAGCTTATCCACTTTGCTAAATCGAACGATGACCGCTCAATCAACCAAAAAACCCGCGTTACCCGTGGTCAAAAAGTTAAAAAGGGTGACATTCTGATTGAGGGTGCTTCTATTGCTGATGGTGAACTAGCTCTTGGCCGCGACCTGACGGTTGCCTTTATGCCATGGGGTGGTTACAACATGGACGACGCAATCGTGCTTTCTGACCGCATCGTTAAAGAAGATGCTCTTACAAGCATCAACATCAAAGACTACACGGTTGAAGTCCGTGAGACTAAGCTTGGCCCAGAAATCGTTACCCGCGACATTCCAAATGTTAGCGAAGACTCACTTCGCCATCTCGACGAAAACGGTATCGTACAAATCGGTAGCGAAGTTAAAGCCGGCGACGTGCTCGTAGGTAAGATTACTCCTAAGGGTGAGCAGGAGCTCAGCTCTGAAGAGCGACTTCTTCGCGCTATCTTTGGCGAAAAAGCTAAGGATGTCCGCGATACTTCACAGCGCATGAACAATGCTGGTGGTGGTAAGGTTGTTGGCGTCAAGATCTTTAGCCGCGAAAACGGTCACGAACTTAAGGCTGGCGTTCTAATGCAGATCCAGATCTTCGTTGCACAACTCCGAAAAATTAGCGTTGGTGACAAGCTTGCTGGTCGTCACGGTAACAAGGGTGTTGTAGCTCGTATTCTTCCTGTAGAGGATATGCCATTCATGGAAGACGGTACTGCAGTTGACGTGGTCTTGAACCCACTTGGTGTGCCAAGTCGTATGAACATTGGTCAGCTGTTTGAAACTCACCTTGGTATGGCTGCTCGTGCCCTTGGTTACAAGGTAGCAACGCCTCCATTCGATGGTGTGACGAATGAAACTATCTCAAGCGAGCTTGAAAAAGCTGGTTACGCACCTGACGGTAAGAGCCAACTCTTTGACGGCCGCACCGGTGAGCCGTTTGAAGAGCGCACAACTGTTGGTGTGATGCACATGATTAAGCTTCACCACATGGTAAGCGACAAGATCCACGCCCGCTCGACTGGTCCATACACTATGGTTACCCAGCAACCACTTGGTGGTAAAGCGCAAAACGGTGGTCAGCGCTTTGGTGAGATGGAGGTTTGGGCACTTGAAGCATACGGTGCTGCAGCAACTCTGCAGGAAATGTTGACGATCAAGTCGGACGACACCTATGGTCGTGCAAAAGCCTACGAATCTATCATTAAGGATGAGCCAATTGTCGGTCCTAAGCTTCCTGAGTCGTTCAACGTGCTCGTAAAGGAGCTTCAGGGTCTTGGTCTTCGTGTTGATCTTTTAGATGAGTCTGAAGACGCTGCTATTGACGCCGAAAACGTTATTGCAAGTGCTGGCCCAGAAGACAAGACAGTTCCAGCTGATGGACTTCTTGACGACGACGTTGTCGAAACTGTTCTTGATGAAGCTGATGAAATTGGTGACATTGAAGATGGAATGAGTATTCAAGACATTGATGAAATAGATGAAGAAAGGAAGGAGGCGTAA